The Budorcas taxicolor isolate Tak-1 chromosome 2, Takin1.1, whole genome shotgun sequence genome window below encodes:
- the C2H2orf80 gene encoding uncharacterized protein C2orf80 homolog: MERRLLKKEMKKLLGDYIGIRLRENEFDPKGRRQLTFLDDMAHYDLAINVALQWLDHSEDLTWLEWEKVKMSFRGRPVYPNHREREAMILSSYAGILMNSIPIEEVFKIYGAGSSSSSGVAKVPQAPPFHLSLHPFAMLTAPKAAEYARKQSVKLRRAAMNKNATSSSTRKANAMEWKSSKNLSLDTQPKDKVGLNMQIEPN, translated from the exons ATGGAAAGAAGgctcctaaagaaggaaatgaaaaagctCCT GGGAGATTACATTGGCATCAGACTTCGGGAAAATGAATTTGACCCAAAAGGAAGAAGGCAACTCACCTTTCTAGATGATATG GCACACTATGACTTGGCCATCAATGTTGCTTTGCAATGGCTGGATCACTCAGAAGACTTAACTTGGCTGGAGTGGGAGAAAGT GAAAATGTCATTTCGGGGTAGACCCGTATATCCAAACCACAGAGAACGAGAAGCAATGATTTTATCATCTTATGCTGGAATCCTAATG AACAGTATCCCGATTGAGGAAGTCTTTAAAATTTATGGGGCTGGCTCTTCTTCCAGTTCTGGTGTTGCCAAG GTTCCCCAAGCTCCACCCTTCCACCTCTCCTTGCACCCTTTTGCCATGTTAACAGCACCCAAAGCCGCAGAATATGCCCGCAAACAGA GTGTCAAGCTAAGAAGGGCAGCAATGAACAAAAATGCCACCAGCAGTTCTACAAGGAAAGCAAATGCCATGGAATGGAAATCATCAAAAAATTTATCTTTGGACACACAGCCCAAGGACAAAGTAGGTCTAAACATGCAAATTGAACCAAACTGA